In Phoenix dactylifera cultivar Barhee BC4 unplaced genomic scaffold, palm_55x_up_171113_PBpolish2nd_filt_p 000382F, whole genome shotgun sequence, a single window of DNA contains:
- the LOC120105838 gene encoding uncharacterized membrane protein At1g75140-like has translation MEATGDAFLLLLLSLSLFSSAVAAEEPTASLLDRQEAQLHRLETLVEFLSKSVSDLESSLSACSAPRSHHPLPPLVTQPPPEPAAHGYRTPGVAVTQHKSWWSERFQFTAAARLEASVSAAAVLPYEDLDGLSKYFAVGDTRGRVYVFSSAGDVLIELPSISDSPVTSMLCYLSSRRYESLLFTGHADGSIAAHRLWESAANGDDSATLSVDSSRPFLRGPRELDSPPVLGLEMHQIGRTRYVLATDGGGRIRVFTENGTLYGTAIASSLPLAFMKQRLLFLTETGAGSLDLRSMVVKETECEGLNGSVPKTYSFDSSERSKAYGFTAGGDLIHVILLGDVANLKCRVRAVRKSEIYGPVSIQTIKGYLLVASHDKVFVYNISSQYFGRVGAPLPLFFATIHEIKSLFLNSDTTADGSLTAKTLIAADREKLVVLGFDDGYIGIYRSNFPVFKVETNAVVWSGSALLFLLFLIGVWQFYVKKKDSLGWVLEESFNASGIRAGSLLGCGASDRAYVHGPRAGDLREWRGGALRDPPRRYASAPSQYPGGPGIPFRTGSADSSFRGPAELKFRGQSMEPTGFATRRESLFPNTSIADDHID, from the exons ATGGAGGCCACAGGCGACGCCTTTCTCCTacttctcctctccctctccctcttctcctccgcCGTAGCAGCTGAGGAACCAACCGCCTCCCTCCTCGACCGCCAGGAGGCCCAGCTCCACCGCCTCGAGACCCTCGTCGAGTTC CTCTCCAAGAGCGTCTCCGACCTCGAGTCCTCCCTCTCCGCCTGCTCCGCCCCGCGATCCCACCATCCCCTTCCCCCTCTCGTCACACAGCCGCCGCCCGAGCCGGCGGCGCACGGCTACCGGACCCCCGGAGTCGCCGTGACCCAGCACAAGTCCTGGTGGTCGGAGCGGTTCCAGTTCACCGCGGCCGCGCGGCTGGAAGCCTCCGTCTCTGCCGCCGCCGTCCTTCCCTACGAGGACCTCGACGGCCTCAGCAAGTACTTCGCCGTCGGCGACACGCGGGGGCGGGTCTACGTCTTCTCCTCCGCCGGCGACGTCCTCATCGAGCTCCCCTCCATCTCCGACTCCCCGGTGACCTCCATGCTCTGCTACCTCTCCTCCCGCCGCTACGAGAGCCTCCTTTTCACCGGCCACGCCGACGGCTCCATCGCTGCCCACCGCCTCTGGGAGTCCGCTGCCAATGGCGACGACTCGGCCACCCTCTCTGTCGACAGCTCCCGGCCGTTCCTCCGCGGCCCCCGCGAGCTGGACTCCCCGCCGGTTCTCGGCCTCGAGATGCATCAGATTGGCCGGACGAGGTACGTCCTCGCCACGGACGGCGGCGGGAGGATCAGGGTCTTCACAGAGAATGGCACTCTCTACGGCACCGCCATTGCCTCCAGCCTACCTCTTGCCTTCATGAAGCAGAGGCTTCTCTTCTTGACCGAGACTGGCGCCGGGTCTCTCGACTTGCGGTCGATGGTGGTGAAAGAAACGGAATGCGAAGGGCTCAATGGATCAGTCCCAAAAACCTACTCTTTTGATTCATCAGAGAGGTCCAAGGCATATGGGTTCACCGCCGGAGGTGACCTCATCCATGTCATTCTCCTGGGGGACGTTGCCAACCTCAAGTGCCGGGTTCGAGCGGTGAGGAAGTCGGAGATATATGGCCCTGTTTCCATCCAAACTATCAAAGGCTATCTCCTCGTGGCGAGTCATGACAAGGTCTTTGTCTACAATATCTCCTCTCAGTATTTTGGCAGGGTCGGAGCTCCTCTGCCTCTCTTCTTTGCCACCATCCATGAAATCAAATCACTCTTCCTGAATTCTGATACTACAGCTGATGGGTCTTTGACTGCAAAGACTCTGATCGCCGCTGACCGTGAAAAGCTTGTGGTTTTAGGATTTGACGATGGGTACATTGGGATATACCGGTCGAATTTTCCGGTGTTCAAGGTGGAGACTAATGCCGTGGTGTGGAGTGGCTCTGCTCTGttgttcctcttgttcctcattggCGTGTGGCAGTTCTATGTGAAGAAAAAAGACTCTTTGGGGTGGGTGCTGGAGGAGTCCTTCAATGCCTCAGGCATCAGAGCAGGTAGCCTTTTGGGTTGTGGGGCTAGTGACAGAGCTTATGTCCATGGTCCGAGAGCTGGCGATCTTAGGGAGTGGCGAGGAGGTGCGCTAAGAGATCCACCCCGAAGGTATGCGTCTGCCCCTTCTCAGTATCCAGGAGGACCAGGGATCCCATTTAGGACTGGTTCGGCCGACTCTAGTTTTAGAGGACCTGCAGAACTGAAATTTAGAGGGCAGAGTATGGAACCCACAGGCTTTGCCACAAGAAGAGAGTCACTGTTTCCAAACACTTCAATTGCAGATGATCATATTGATTGA
- the LOC120105839 gene encoding uncharacterized protein LOC120105839: MSAASAPAVAAAYSSISQHSLRSPSIPPSNPPLLSSTNQKSAFHGLQLLEGRRISSIAERERSWGRKGLEISARTAGASKSIEVEVDKPLGLTLGQKPAGGVVITAVDGGGNAAKAGLKAGDQVLYTSSFFGDELWPADKLGFTKTAIQAKPDSVYFVVSRGAEVDVKRLPKRPAPPRFGRKLTEAQKARATHICLDCGFIYTLQKPFDEQPDSYVCPQCNAPKKRFTRYDVKTGKPIGGSLPPIGVIVGLVAGIAAVGALLVYGLR; the protein is encoded by the exons ATGTCAGCTGCTTCAGCCCCTGCTGTGGCTGCTGCCTACTCCTCCATATCCCAACACTCCCTCAGATCTCCCTCAATTCCTCCCTCCAATCCACCTCTCCTTTCCTCAACAAACCAA AAAAGTGCCTTCCATGGCTTGCAACTGTTGGAGGGGAGAAGGATATCTTCCAtagctgagagagagagaagttggGGGAGGAAAGGGCTTGAGATCAGTGCGAGAACTGCTGGTGCATCAAAGAGCATTGAGGTCGAAGTTGACAAGCCCCTGGGCCTGACCTTGGGGCAGAAACCCGCGGGTGGAGTCGTCATCACT GCTGTGGATGGTGGTGGAAATGCAGCAAAGGCAGGGTTAAAAGCTGGGGACCAAGTCCTGTACACAAGCAGCTTCTTTGGAGATGAACTTTGGCCTGCGGACAAGCTGGGATTTACCAAAACTGCTATTCAAGCAAAGCCAGATTCTGTATATTTTGTAGTAAGCAG GGGAGCAGAGGTAGATGTAAAGCGATTGCCAAAGAGGCCAGCTCCACCTCGCTTTGGCCGAAAATTAACTGAAGCACAAAAG GCTAGAGCAACTCACATATGTCTGGACTGTGGATTTATTTACACTCTGCAGAAGCCTTTTGATGAACAG CCTGATTCCTATGTTTGTCCTCAATGCAATGCACCAAAGAAGCGATTCACACGTTATGACGTGAAGACTGGAAAACCTATTGGTGGTAGCTTGCCACCCATCGGGGTGATCGTTGGTCTGGTGGCTGGGATTGCAGCAGTTGGAGCTCTGCTTGTCTATGGTCTTCGATAG
- the LOC120105840 gene encoding acyl-CoA-binding protein-like, with translation MGLKEEFEEYAEKAKALPENTTNENKLILYGLYKQATVGPVNTSRPGMFNMKDRAKWDAWKAVEGKSKEEAMSGYITKVKQLQEEAAAAS, from the exons ATGGGTCTCAAG GAGGAGTTTGAAGAATATGCTGAGAAAGCTAAAGCTCTACCTGAAAATACTACCAACGAGAACAAACTGATCCTCTATGGGCTTTACAAGCAAGCGACTGTTGGACCAGTGAATACTA GTCGACCTGGCATGTTCAATATGAAGGACAGAGCCAAGTGGGATGCCTGGAAGGCTGTTGAAG GGAAATCAAAGGAGGAAGCCATGAGCGGCTACATCACCAAGGTGAAGCAATTGCAGGAAGAAGCTGCTGCAGCTTCCTGA
- the LOC103696488 gene encoding 60S ribosomal protein L13-1-like — protein MVKHNNVVPNGHFKKHWQNYVKTWFNQPARKTRRRIARQKKAVKIFPRPTSGPLRPVVQCQTLKYNMKSRAGRGFTLEELKAAGIRKKLAPTIGIAVDHRRKNRSLEGLQANVQRLKTYKAKLVIFPRRARKFKAGDSAPEELATATQVQGPYMPIVHEKPTVELVKVTDQMKSFRAYAKLRVERMNQRQVGARLKKAAEAEKEEKK, from the exons ATGGTTAAGCATAACAATGTTGTGCCAAATGGGCACTTCAAGAAGCACTGGCAGAACTATGTCAAGACCTGGTTTAACCAACCAGCTCGCAAAACCAGAAGACGCATTG CTCGACAGAAGAAGGCTGTGAAAATTTTCCCACGGCCAACTTCTGGACCCCTGCGACCTGTTGTTCAATGTCAAACACTCAAATACAATATGAAATCTAGAGCTGGCCGGGGTTTTACTCTTGAGGAGCTCAAG GCAGCAGGCATTCGAAAGAAGCTTGCCCCAACTATTGGCATAGCCGTAGATCACCGTCGAAAGAACCGTTCCCTTGAGGGTCTTCAAGCTAATGTCCAGAGGCTGAAGACATACAAAGCCAAGCTTGTCATCTTCCCAAGGCGTGCACGCAAATTTAAG GCTGGTGATTCTGCTCCGGAGGAACTGGCGACTGCCACTCAGGTCCAAGGCCCCTACATGCCCATCGTCCACGAGAAGCCCACGGTCGAGCTTGTGAAGGTCACAGATCAGATGAAATCATTCAGGGCGTATGCAAAGCTTCGTGTTGAGCGGATGAACCAGCGCCAAGTTGGTGCCAGATTGAAGAAGGCCGCAGAAgcagagaaggaagagaagaaatga